ttaatgtagGGTCTTTTCAGCAGCACTGCCACTAATCACAGAAAAATCTCTATGAGATGCCTTTCTATCTTTTACACCAATTATCACAGGTTTACTTGGAATTTCATGGTAATATGATGGTTGTTTTTCAACTGGGTTAAGGCCTAATGTGCCTTTAAAGTCAGAATTTATATTGCTTAGACTCAATGTTACTACAATGGAGGAATCATTGGCATATGATCCATTCATATTCCATCTACCTGGACTGGTGGAAGGaggcaaaatattttgcaaagttTGAAAGGGGGGATTTTAAAAAGTCCCTATTCTCTAATTCACTTTCATTTCAGTGGttaaattattatatgtaattcATTAGTCGAATCTTAGGATCCAAGCATTCCAAATCTTGAGCAGGTATGAACAGGAAGCACATTAGAAACTTCTTTACTGTGGCCATATTGAATTCTTTGATTGCCAAGGCAAGTAGAGAAGTTACCCGACCCTAGGCATTGTAATGGAAGAAAGGTCAGCAAAGTGGGGAAAGATGAAACTTCAGGATCGAAAGCGTTCTTCATGGGGGTCTCATTTCTTTACAGCACAAATGTTTGAGGTGAGGTTTGCAGTGAATTTGCTCCTGAAGTTCTCCCAATAGCAGCAACTCCCATGGCCTCAGTACTTGTCGGACCAAGGCCAGTGGCAGTCCATGATTCTGCTGGCTGTaggctgaaacaaaaaaacaaaagtcaggcaaaatgaaaaataaaaacaatgcatTTATCAAACCATGAGCTCCTTTATAACAGATTTTTCAATTCCTTATTAATTAAGATTAACACTGATTTCAGATGACTATATTCTTAGGATGAgttggttcttaaattttttcagttcttGGTACCAGTCCAGTTCTCCCCCATCAGTTCTCGgttcgatactcggttccaaggatgacctcttattatctgaattaatggcaaatttaaaaatgaacaaccacaagaaataaatgaaaataatttcaccaaagatgtaaattagcaggaaagctctgcgaaaaaaaattatcgtctccataattttatttgccaagtaaaaaagttcGAATAACACATTGTTAAAGAATTCATGATCGGCCAATATGTCACATAATATCAGCCAGCTaatggttctttctccaggttttgatttttaaaaattcaacatttttaccctatctgggtcttatctattcttttttggcagagatattgcctgcagtactacTACAGctgttcactgaaaacagtagtggtcaaTATTGATTTTGAAGAGCCGCACTAATATGCTTGTAGCAtagtttacatactgcatagcatcaggatcaaaaCTGAAACTCCCCTAACTCCTGACAAcatcatccattaatttgttgtaacttgtgagtcagttcaaaatatattttgtactCAGCGATTCAGCTTAAATAGTTACTTCAtttgacaacttattcgcatgctttACAGTCACATTTCTTATAACCTCAATAATAAACTGCTCACACGCCGGTACAGTGGCAACATGGGTAAACTGAGCGGCCGTGAGCGAACCAGGGACCTGGAGCAGAgtgaattttcattgttgctccgaCCTGCTCCACTCCAGCTGGAGCAGAGTGAATTTTCATTATTGCTCTGACCTGCTCCGCTCCGGCTGTATCAGATTGGAGCAGGTCGGAgcaatgtcggagcggagcactCGGGTGGAGTGTCACATCGGAGCTCCCCGGAGTGGAGCGAATTGCTATAATGCTACTCCACTCCAGAATTTCGGAGTTTCTAATAGGTTAATTTTGTTCCAGAAATTCTATTGCCACTTGAAAGTGTATTTTCCAATAGCCATTTCCCATAATTAATCACATATAATGGAGGGTTACTGGCATGTAATTGTAATGCGAGATTTCATTGCAATTCACCTCAGTTTTACATATTTATTGTGTTTTCATGTTTATATTTGGAATATGtcactttataaagaaatatgcatgatatttattttataaatatgcattCTTAGCATGataataactagggatggacggatccaggatttttttcagatccggattcggatcagatccttgattttcggagctggatctttcagatcggatatttttggatacaAATGGATtatcaaattcctgctattaaacaaagtaattattcaaatttattctgGATCATagaatcaaaggaatgctttttagattttcatacacattttaataaattaaaaatcatttttataggctttcaagttgttttttaaaaacatctttgcatgctcaggacctaaactgttacatTTGGGTTTGGAaacgaaaataggaaaaatcttcggttAAACCACTGACCAATGGCGTAGCGAGAGCGGGAAGTCAATATGCACAAACATAAcaccaataaaaatgtttccacacaatgaaatacatttttatcgttATATCATTAAATCAAATGGCAACTGTTCAATCTGCAATACAATTAACAATGTTCAGACAACAGAGAACTGTAATTTATATCAATTTGTGAACTATGCTATCTGGAGTGAAGATCATTTAACAGTCATTTTCTCATTCTAATACATAAATACTGCTTGAGATATTAACTTGTTCAAATCTTCTATtgctaacaatatttttaatgatgaagCCCTTTTTACATACAAACTGTTTAAGGAGGTGAGTGTGGTGGCCTAGTCTGTAGTGTGTTGAGTCACTGATCAAAGAGTCCCTGGTTCAAATCCAGGAGAAGCCCTTCGGACACACCCACAACAAAATCCTAGTAGGGTGAGGTGGTTCAGAGAAAGAAACTGGCTACCCCTACTCTGAATAGGTGCAATTCACATGCCTTAGCTTAGGCACAAAGGGTGGGGAGGTTTCCCTTATCATTCATAAAAAACCTTCACTAAGTGAGTTGATGGAAGTTAAGGAAAAGTCTGGTCACTTATTATGATAActcttagtaaaaaaaaacacccaatTATCATGTTTTTACCTGTAAATAAGAAGGATTCCCTCCATTTATTGATGTCCACGAATTAGCCAGAGAGTAGGCCAGAGAAGAGCTAACTCTTGATACACTTCTACCAAAGGGCTTTCTGTGGCTTCTAAGAGATGCATTACTACCCAGATGTCTCCCTACAAAACAAAAATAGTGACACCAAAAGACAAATGGAAATAGGTACATATAGGCCCGTGGGGTAAAGTCTTCCCTTGCAAAATTTTGAACTCTTtctaaaatataagtaattaaaCTATTTCACTTTGAACAATGAAAATTATCACTAGTTCCTTTACCTAATGCCGAAGCATAATTACTGCTTGAATGAATTGAAAAGTAGAAGTAATTAaggaataaatgaattttaatttaaataagtcTCACTCAATAAGTAAATAGAAACTAGCAACTGATGAGGACTTTCCACAAAAATCTTACAAAAATCTTGTTAGTGTTTATCTTATGCACCGCCACCATGTGCAATCCTAACTAAATATGGTACAAGAATGAGAGATCACATTATGTGAATGACGGCAGTTTGAAACCCTATATACAGGCACAAATGACACAGTACTTAACACCTTTTATCAAAGTCCTTCAAATTTTTTGGAGTGTTTCTTCTCTTCTTGCCACTGACAACTGATCCTTAACATAAGCTATTGAAACTTGAACAGATATCTACAGAAAACACCATGCACCTTAAATGATGAATGATACTGATGCAATTCTTAAGTGTTTTTGGTCACGGAGACAATCAGGGTTTTTAAGCCTTCCTTGAGAGACTATATGGAATGCCAACCATGAAGCATTTGGCAGGCTTTATTACCCTACACCAAAATGCTTACAAGTAAGCATTTTAAGAAAGCTCCTTAATGAGATAGAAACATTCATTTGAGTTTgggaaataatttatgataagCATTCACTGAGAATTCATTATCACTTATTGTAACAACACCCACTCACTAAGGATTTGCAGCTAGTATTACAAATGCTCAAGCAAACGTAGAGGAAGccattccaagtttttttttggatttcctcAAGTTTGGGGAGTACTTTTAAATGGCCAATGTCCACCAAGCAAGGCATTGCGAAGGCATTTCAAGGGTGTTTACTCGAGAAAAATCCAACAAGGAGTTTACATTGCTCCACAATCACTCTACAAATTGGCAGAATGGTCGGAGAATGTCTGGCTGTAAAAATGCTTTATTACCCATTCTCTCTCATCAAAAAACCACTGGGGCTATTAATATCACCCCAATCAAATTCaggtatttcaaatttttgggaTGAGCATAACAATATGGctggtgaaaaatttcaattgaaattgaaaagaaaaacaaaaaaatcaaggataattatCAGTTAttcatattcaaaataaatacaaccaGTAAAACAACGATGACGATGCAAAAAGAGTACAAATTTATACTCCGCTTCAACAGCATACAGTCTTATACATGTAAGTATGTTGTGTGTTCATTGACTTACTCAACTCTGCTTGCATGTGGTCTTCATGACTGAATATTTCCTTGAACATTGACAGCGTAGAGTGTTTCCTTCCACCTGGATGGAAAGATGTATCGGGCCGCAGGGCAGTTGTTTGATTTTTATGTTGGTACCAGCTACTCATCCCCTTAACAGTTGACGAAGAATATGATAGCCCTAACCGGTTGAATCCCTTTCCTTCAATTATTTCTCCAGCCCTGCATCGCACACCATACAGGTGACCAGGACCTCCGGCAACTGGTGACCCCGATATTTTTGAGCTCATTGCTGGCTTCCTGCCCATTTGGAATCTCATTGGATGAGTTTCCCTTCTCTTTTGGATTCCATTCTCCAAGTCCAGCTTTGACAAATAAACATCAGAATAAgcacaaataatttaaataaaaattgatttcaaatttaaGATAGTGCAAATTAACGgtcaataaaacaaaattaatacataGTAATCACCATAACTTTGGGGGATATTGAGTCTGAGAGGGAAAAACATCATCTATAGGTATTAGCATAGAGAAAGTATATATTAAgaataagaatatacttactctatggtattagtCAATTCACTTTAGACATGCAGCTTGAAGGGCTAAAATGAATTGATAGGCTGCAATATAAAGATGAAGAATTTTAAGGTTGCCTAACACAATGATCATGGGGAGATTTATGTATTTGGTTTTCCACTGGATATTGGTGATGCTGGTAACCGATGTCTTGAAAGCTAAGTTTAGCATTGCAATCACGTAAAACGAGGGGGATAATCTGGGGTTGCTGTGCCTTAATGAAGATGGCACACTAAGCCTTTGAAACCCAATTACCCTGAATCAATTTTATCTGATGGGAAACAAAGAAAACttccttcaaaaaatataaacattgccCAGTTAAATATTGAGCTGGACTTTGCTTGGAACAGCTCTTGCTTTTTCTGGATACATACTTCATTTTTAAACTAAGCACTGAGATTTCAATGCATTAACTGAAGAAAGTAATAGTTTTCAATACAAATCTCCTATAAAGAGTTACTATATGTAGAACATGGACCATATAAAAATGTGAGTGAAAGATTTCAACCAGCAAGAGAAAGCACAGGCAAGAAAGATAAGGGAGCATTCTTCTAACTAGGGAGGCATGAATAGTAACTGCAAGTActtgaataccttgaatactataAAGTATTCGACATTCGAGAtcttgaataattatgctaaaagtaAGATCTCGAATACCCCGAGTACTTtgaattttgcaaaatacactgttgcacacacgtcgttggtagttgactcggaaaaatgtagaggaCTCTAGTCATTTAGTGCATTCAGCACCGTTTcaggcaagttgacaaactacatcaaatttgcggaTAAGAGTGCTGAATAGATACAGTACGATGTGGGCAACCGAAAATTATCAggggaaaaaaatccaaaaatcctcGGTTTCCCCCTTGAAGCcccttaataaattaaaaatggtggGAAAACTATCGACTTTAGGGGTTCCTTCCGTCACGCATTTAGCTACTGCTCCCAAACCATTCCACTCATCGGGAAGATCATCATGAACTCGAAGACTGCAAGGATGTGAGCTTCTCCTGACatcagttttgtttctttatgccGATCAATGGCTCCGCAATGATGCGTCAAAGTTGCAAAaggatcgaaattttcattaaaataatagtaaaaaacgGCATATGCACGGGCCCCTGGCTGAATGCATCCCATCAATATaccaacattcaaaaaaattattttcaccacttctcattcTCTGCTCCACCAGGATGAAACTCCATTTCTCAAATGATGAGGCATCTTCCGGAACAGAAGCAAGTCATAACATTAgctgcctctaacctgagttttAAGGTAGACATAATTCCACCACCATAGTGCGATGCTATCAAGCAATTGATTGATGCTCTGAATATTTTTGAAGGAGCAACATTTCTTGCTAGTGGAAGTGCAGTCACAGTTTCTTAAGTTATCCCCCTCGTGGAtagcattattaattttcatagaaACTAAGAAGTTTTCGTATACATAGTCATCTACAAGGTTTTGtcaatgatttgctgttttccagTAAAAGTTggaatgaatttctggaaaaagaacaattattctCTTTTGCCACAATTCTTGATGTGCAATTTAAAATCAGTGATTTCTAAGATTCAAATAaaattgagatgataaaaaatcagttgGCTGTGGAGATGATAAGTTGGTCTGAACAAagtcacccaacaaaaacagataccGAAGGAAAAGTGCAACCAAAAATATCTGATGTAAACCAGCAACAATCAATGTGGGGACTttaatcaaaatgcaaaagttgatttttaaaatgtatttgatatataactttttatgtatacattcatcaagtaaaatagaagaaaaacatACGTTTAATATACTTTgagcaattctagtattcgaggtatttgaatgttcgtgcaatgatttaatattcgaactcgatattcgagttcgagaaatctgctatttgaaCCATCTCTACTTTTAATGCATTCCTTAACAGGTACTTAAGAGTAGTTTCTTAACAGGTATTATAATAGAAGTAATTATGTATTGGCTTTTCATAGACCAAATATAACAGCTACAGAGCTAATGGTGAAAATGATTTAATAAGTTATCATGCAAAACTcaaatagagttaaaaaaaaaattttaaagctgaatttaagttaaaatagccaatttgaaatcattttaaaaaaggattatATTTTGCAAACCTTATTATGATCCAAATCGATGATTACATCATCATCTAGCAACTCTCCTGAATGTTCTTCTTCCAATACAGTCTCCATTGGTAAGAACGCTGATGTTTCCGGTGGGATATCTAGATTTTTTGTTGATCccttaaaatcataaaaaaatagaaaaaatattcaacggaaaaaaattggTTGTAAATATTATCAACTATCAATCAAGAGAACAATAACCTTGAAAACTACCCAATTCACCAAAGGCCAGAGCCACATGTTGAGGCCACACAAGGCcacaggggggaggggggggaggctaagagattacgattctatctagtgtaaattgaatacacaAGGGGTGGGGGGCATCCCTAGCTCCTCTCTGGATCTatcactggattgtaacataccaacaGTGTGTAAAATACGCCCTAAGTTTTGAGccaatttgtatttcaattcgttaaagaaggtaaataggtatgaaaatattactaaacaCTTATGTACGAAGTGGCAACccccaaatacttcgattttacctagtgTGTGTTTAGACCCAATAGGGGGGGCtatgaccccctccccccccatagACCTGCCACTATACTGAAGTCAAAGAAAATTGAGCGACAACTTTGGAAATATGGCGATAACTCAGCCGGCCTTGGCAGGCAaggttaagtccttgcctgccaaaccgatggTTGCGGATTCAAGTCCCTCCTGGGCATTGGTGTTTTTAAATGTCTTGTccaaacatattaaaatgattgTAATTGGGAGAACCTGCGATCTTTAGAggcataattattattgttattaacagTACCTTGGATTGTCTCATTCCGCTAGCTTACCTCATCTTCGCAAGATGAATGGACCATTGAGAAAGTTGCTTATGTGGGATGCTGATCAAAACTGACTCGCCTTATTTCTTGGcaagtttaaatgaaacatgattGGCCCTTAAATCACAGTTGGCTTAACTCTACAAAGTGAAAACCTTCTATCTTCAACAGAACAGGAGTTAATGTGAACATTTAACAATGGTTTTAAGAGCTTGGTGATTTCGTTGCTGATAAGCTGTCAGAGTCAACCACCCAGGAATTCCAGCaaggttttcatatttttccgcgTGCATCTATTTATGCGTAATATGAGGTGATTTTTCCCTGTTGTGAGTGATTGATTTACAATCATGGATGGTGATTCAGTTGTCACATTTGGTGCCTTTCGAGTTGGCTAATGCAATGCGGTGTGGCACAGAGGAACTCACACTTTTTGGCATAATCTGAACTAAGTATAATTGAATCCAGCGTGAAGTAAGGATCTGTTCTGCTTTTCGCCCTTCCCGCAGACAGCGATTGTTCGGCTTCAGCTGTGTCGCACGCCCagctattatctgttcattttatccctgcgggtcagctttcgtgagatcccggacactatcggagggcctcgctgaagggggaggggccttgctgaaggggaaggggtagtaccgagagagagcaggagcgaccttaatgttgccaaatgtacacaggcaccctagtgtcccactgaaaaggtgtgactcatacgtgggcacagatattttgggcccggcggcgaaacaatgcatacaatgtatagctacttatttagaggggattgatgtggaagaataaggaacagtaagttataagttggatttaaatggaagaatcgaagagcaccaagagaacgcgcgagatttggcaacacaaCTAGCAGATTCCATGAAGTTGacgcgacggaggtctgagagcgactgaaattccgaagtgctaggccacgcctactgtctgctgattggaagagggaaagtcacgtgtagataaactttccctcctctcacccctactcggttaagccacaccagctcacccgcaaagataaagtgaacagaccttagatcagtttgtcacaatgGTGAAGTAGCACACAACTGTGATGCAGTGtcgcattctgcaggataactgcaCTCTTCggtgccttgcataggtttatcaacatACAAACAAGGTCTCAaggaatgcatcttgttcgtatatTGAGGACTTAgggtattcgggaagatatcaactcTTGATTGCATCATGTTGCATTCTTTTtatgagaaaatgaaacaaatgtgcttgtttttattgaaaagacaagaaattttaactaactttttttttgacatttcctaAAAGAAACAAATGCTCATACGAACTTCGTCATTATGAACCTCCGCTTTTTTGGTCccatgaacttcataataacaagagtctactgtagctttaattaaaaatacaatacatatctgACATAGAAAAATTTCAGGTACAGAAGTTCAGGAAGTGAATTGGGTATGCGTGACGAAATTTAGAGGGCTTATGCAGGGTACCAATGACGGTGTTGAGGGGTTAGccactaaataaaattaaagaaatgaaagatAAGGTAGTCTCTGATGATTTAGTAATAACTTAGCACCACATATCGAAAGATTGAATTTATGACAAAAAGTACCTGCTGTTGGGATGAGAAGGGGGAGTGCAATACATTATGTGAAGGCAAATTAAACAGCTTGTGAGTCTAAGAAATTGAGTTGGATTTGTGGAAGAATGTTGATGAAGAAGAGTTATCCAATATATTCTATTATCTTGCTGAAATTTCATCCAAACATTCTTTTTGACCACAAGAAATTTGGAGAGGAGAGGCCATTTCTCTACATTAATCCTCCCATGATGTAACAGCAGTTATGTGGTTAGTTAAATTGCTCACTAAATagaaagtgatctaaacaccagaataatttttatcccacaatgcCCCTGGTCCCATGTTTTCCAGATTATTGACCTTCCAAAGCATTTTAAAgtcaaaaaaatgtattacagCATATAAATACTTCTGTAAATAATATAGCATATACTATTCCTACTGAGAGCAGATAAAAATAAGTTACGAATGTAAATATGTACAATTATAATACAGCTATTCTTATACCTGTGGTGGTATTCTTTGATATTGTTTAGTAGCAGCTGTGTATGGTAACTCTGAAGGAAATATCTGATCCCAATACTGATCTTTAACTAACTCTGGATGCTGATAATGCATTTCATCCACAATAAGATAGGAAACCtggaaatagaaaattaaggtctctattttaagaatatttgaCTTTTAGCGTTTTTCACTTTGGATTAGGAAGCCCAAACACCAGTAATCcactcaaaattaaatttttaaataacttaaatggaaaattttattggttGAGAGTCACTTGACACATAAGTTGGTAGTGAGCTAGGCAATGTCGAGAGTCACCCGGCAACCAAGTGGAAAAGGTCAAACATTGGTCATCTACTTTAATATAACATAATTTggtaagtaccgtataagcgcgtgtaagaggcgcaccttttttcccagaaatcgcagctgaaaatgagggtgcgcctcttacataaacttcttatcttccccccccccttcaccggtcgcaagtctaaggggaactgagtggccttggttttcagtgtgagtcagtcatctgtaatcctaggtcaaaaacaagcggcaggcaggggagtttctcccttagtgacgtatttttaaaatgctcctgtttgcttttcttgtaagcatcgcgccgtcacgtcggtgccccagaggtgaacatggaaaagatcgcgcgggggtttttcgctccggagggcgcgctaaatttagtGTGGGCAtctcgcggcatttatactgcatatagcaatcggttatcaaaagtagagaaacgcgtatttttgaaggacatacctggttaatagtcaatatctgtcttgccgagtaatttccattacgctgaggacctgattccaaaaatcatcttcagacgctaatatgaggattattgcaactgaaaataatattggtgtcaaaagctgcactttaaaaaaattcgaacgaatgtgttcattgttggactaaattgtggatggaagaaatcagaaatgcttataagtgaagagcgcggaaggataggtccaggggaaggagcgcgatccctccgtcttcgaagcaagcaacgaaatacggaggggaaggagcgcgctccctcccctccgtatttcaagctacgaggctatgagcgaaggagcacgagaagaacacgtccgatcttgcatgtgacgtcgttgcctgcAAAGCAAAGGGGCaaaggtgcagcaatgtgatatacgcagtttgcgttgcctaaagcctaaagtttccagtccgtgtcgtcttgtttgaatgcgcttatgctacgcttatttcttccgaaattgtcctgtttggactattttgaatattagtagtcttgttttaactataaatctttgtgtcaaacaattagagcttaaaaaacttaaattctgtcagatatgagtcgcgttagatctctttctttttttgaacgtcgtgcgtgtcatacaattattgaaagctatcgagatatcttcggacTCAGTAGATTACTCtcccataaactgggagatcgatcaaggtcagttggtgagacgaggtagggatgaaacacgtttccattgttcccctgtaacttgatgttttcctattttcctgtggggtctcggaaaggaaaaaaaatggcagaggcattggctgatggagggccgagtgtggttccgttacatctacgacgtggttattatcctacggcgctgagattgccctgattgttgtccaagctcttgggaaggttcatgctatgtgcctgtagtgttttgtcttaaaattttccacggctgcaattctattgcaatactcctgcgagagcatttaaacaaaattgttcgtgaataggacaagcatcgtagagcaacagcgtatgcgaagagaggatcggaactctttctactccctcttatgccgctattaccgctaattaatattgaaagaggaaagttcgataaccgtcgaaattccaggcgtgcCTCtccaacaccgcgcgatagtattaaaaaaatgccgcaaattttttttcttcatagctccgatgctcaaaataggggtgcgcctcttacacacgcttatacggtatatgtTGATATTAAAGATAAAAATGCCAATGATGCTAATCAGATTCCTTTACTAATCCACTCATATGACACTCGATTAGTATGTGAAAAACTAatcaaatattgattcatttaGGTATCAGCTTGAGGAATATTCATcaggtattaaaataaatttgtcagAAGCCAACCTGAAGGTTTCTGTCAACCATCCAATTAACTTCAAAGTCATCGTCATCCTCCCCAAATGGGTTTACCAAAGATTCAGCCACTTTCAGCCAACCCATATAGAAGAAAAACTACAAAACAAGAGAAAATAGATTAAACTTCCAgaatatacatatgtaacagGAAATGAATACAGCATTATTGCAACCCTTTCAGTGCTGACAAACGAgacaaaatagattaaacttcctaccatgggcatacccagagatgggcaggagggggcagctgcccccccccccctagaagctaatcgcaaatgtctttaaggaaaataatattttttcaagcaaaactaATTCAGGCTATAAACTAATAAAGATCAGTTacggtttccttaaaatgtaggtttcattcaccttttccatgcttaaatgttgcctataacttgaacaaccatggcttgcctcccccctagttttgatcctggttacgcccttgcTTCCTACATATAATAGGAAATGAATTCAACATTATTGCAGCCCTTTCAATGATGACAACACATAAAATCTTCTTTCCACTCTGACAACCACACACTTtgttgaagaaaatataatgCCTCATTCCCCAAAGACGACAGGAATgttttatttatgcattcaatttgtttttgtttaaaaaaaatttaaattcttgggCTACAACTATGCTGCTAAGGAAAGGCTTGAGCAACCAAATGACCCTTTGTGTTGCATTGGCAGTTTCAGCAACTCCTAACAGGCCCACCCGTGACACACGTCAAAGGAGAGAGGCCAGTCAAAAGGCAGTCCACGATGGTGTCAAAGAAAAGACACTGTTGGAATGgactaccaactatctcttccctgaaaacatgggaATGGGAGTACAATCAAAAGAGTCTCGGAAACTCTTCCAACAACTTCAAACTCTCTGGCCCCTAAAGGGTGGCAATGAGGTTTGAGTTATTACCGTGAAAAATCCTAGCAGAACGTATCATCAATTTCaggtaagaaaa
This genomic interval from Ischnura elegans chromosome 5, ioIscEleg1.1, whole genome shotgun sequence contains the following:
- the LOC124159302 gene encoding bestrophin-4-like isoform X1 codes for the protein MTVSYAAEVTTVRGLGCFWKLLFRWRGSIYKMLWPNCLLYSVCYFGLSAIYRFGLNTSQRSVFRSIAAYCNANIDLIPLSFVLGFYVSIVITRWWDQYMGIPWPDSLAMFVSSLVSGNDERGRLMRRTILRYVNLSLVITLSMMCPRVKKRFPTLGHLVEAGFMEPNEKKIFEDLDSKTNHPKYWMPLVWAASIVTRARREGRIQDDFATNTIIDNLCVFRERCGGMLGYDWVSIPLVYTQVVTLAVYIFFFATLMGRQFVEGTKVPMFMEVDLVVPIFSFLQFFFYMGWLKVAESLVNPFGEDDDDFEVNWMVDRNLQVSYLIVDEMHYQHPELVKDQYWDQIFPSELPYTAATKQYQRIPPQGSTKNLDIPPETSAFLPMETVLEEEHSGELLDDDVIIDLDHNKLDLENGIQKRRETHPMRFQMGRKPAMSSKISGSPVAGGPGHLYGVRCRAGEIIEGKGFNRLGLSYSSSTVKGMSSWYQHKNQTTALRPDTSFHPGGRKHSTLSMFKEIFSHEDHMQAELRRHLGSNASLRSHRKPFGRSVSRVSSSLAYSLANSWTSINGGNPSYLQPTASRIMDCHWPWSDKY
- the LOC124159302 gene encoding bestrophin-4-like isoform X2, whose amino-acid sequence is MTVSYAAEVTTVRGLGCFWKLLFRWRGSIYKMLWPNCLLYSVCYFGLSAIYRFGLNTSQRSVFRSIAAYCNANIDLIPLSFVLGFYVSIVITRWWDQYMGIPWPDSLAMFVSSLVSGNDERGRLMRRTILRYVNLSLVITLSMMCPRVKKRFPTLGHLVEAGFMEPNEKKIFEDLDSKTNHPKYWMPLVWAASIVTRARREGRIQDDFATNTIIDNLCVFRERCGGMLGYDWVSIPLVYTQVVTLAVYIFFFATLMGRQFVEGTKVPMFMEVDLVVPIFSFLQFFFYMGWLKVAESLVNPFGEDDDDFEVNWMVDRNLQVSYLIVDEMHYQHPELVKDQYWDQIFPSELPYTAATKQYQRIPPQGSTKNLDIPPETSAFLPMETVLEEEHSGELLDDDVIIDLDHNKLDLENGIQKRRETHPMRFQMGRKPAMSSKISGSPVAGGPGHLYGVRCRAGEIIEGKGFNRLGLSYSSSTVKGMSSWYQHKNQTTALRPDTSFHPGGRKHSTLSMFKEIFSHEDHMQAELTYSQQNHGLPLALVRQVLRPWELLLLGELQEQIHCKPHLKHLCCKEMRPP